The region CAAGGCGTGATGAAGCGTATCAAAAAACACGGCGTGCCGGTGATTGTGTACGAACCCGAATACCACGGCAGTGACTTCTTCGGTTCGGAAGTAGTTCAGAATTTGGACGAATTCAAAAAACGCGCCGACATCATCTTGGCCAACCGTCTGCATGAAAACTTGGAAGACGTCGCCGATAAAGTGTACACGCGCGATTTGAAAGGAAGCGATTTATAAAGCAAGCTTTTGAACCTATACACCTTTCAGACGGCCTGTTTAATCTAATCAAAGCCGTCTGAAAAGTTTTAAAACAGTATACAAACTCATCTATCCGCCACCGATTTGCTTATGCAAAGGCCGTCTAAAACTGGTACAATGTCGCCATTTTTCAGACGGCCTTTTATTGCGCCGCATTCTCTTTCATTCCACAAAGCCCAACATCATGACCCAAGACAAAATCCTGATTCTCGACTTCGGCTCGCAAGTCACCCAGCTCATCGCCCGCCGCGTGCGCGAAGCACATGTTTACTGCGAGCTGCATTCGTTCGACATGCCGCTTGAAGACATCAAAGCCTTTAACCCGAAAGGCATTATTCTCTCCGGCGGCCCGAATTCTGTGTACGCCTCCGATTACCAAGCCGACACCGGCATTTTCGATTTGGGCATTCCCGTATTGGGCATCTGTTACGGTATGCAGTTTATGGCGCACCACTTAGGCGGCGAAGTCAGCCCCGGCAACCAGCGTGAATTCGGTTATGCCCAAGTGAAAACCATCGACAGCGAACTGACCCGAGGCATTCAGGATGAAGCACCGAACACACTCGACGTATGGATGAGCCACGGCGACAAAGTGTCCAAACTGCCCGAAGGTTTTGCCGTAATCGGCGACACTCCGTCCTGCCCGATTGCCATGATGGAAAACGCCGACAAACAGTTTTACGGTATCCAGTTCCACCCCGAAGTAACCCACACCAAGCAAGGCAGGGCTTTGTTGAACCGCTTTGTTTTAGACATCTGCGGCGCACAACCAAGCTGGACCATGCCCAATTATATTGAAGAAGCCGTCGCCAAAATCCGCGAACAAGTCGGCAGCGACGAAGTGATTTTAGGCTTGTCCGGCGGCGTTGATTCCAGCGTTGCCGCCGCCCTGATTCACCGTGCCATCGGCGACCAACTTACCTGTGTATTTGTCGATCACGGTCTCTTGCGCCTCAACGAAGGCAAAATGGTGATGGATATGTTCGCCCGCAACTTGGGCGTAAAAGTGATTCACGTCGATGCCGAAACCCAGTTTATGGACAAACTCGCCGGCGTAACCGACCCCGAGAAAAAACGCAAAATCATCGGCGCAGAATTTATCGAAGTATTTGATACTGAAGAGAAAAAACTCACCAACGCCAAATGGCTGGCGCAAGGCACGATTTATCCTGACGTAATCGAATCCGCCGGCGCCAAAACCAAAAAAGCCCATGCCATCAAGTCCCACCACAACGTCGGCGGTCTGCCGGAAAACATGAAGCTCAAATTGCTGGAGCCATTGCGCGATTTGTTTAAAGACGAAGTGCGCGAACTGGGCGTAGCGCTCGGTCTACCGCGCGAAATGGTGTATCGTCACCCGTTCCCGGGTCCCGGCTTGGGCGTGCGTATTTTAGGCGAAGTGAAAAAAGAATACGCCGACTTACTGCGCCAAGCCGACGATATTTTCATCCAAGAATTGCGCAACACCGCCGATGAAAACGGCACATCATGGTACGATCTTACCAGCCAGGCCTTTGCCGTATTCCTGCCGGTAAAATCCGTCGGCGTGATGGGCGATGGCCGCACCTACGATTATGTCGTCGCCTTACGCGCCGTAATCACCAGCGACTTCATGACTGCTCATTGGGCGGAATTGCCGTATTCGCTGCTTGGTCGTGTATCCAACCGCATCATCAACGAAGTCAAAGGCATCAACCGCGTAGTGTACGATGTCAGCGGCAAACCGCCTGCCACAATCGAATGGGAATAAGCACTTGATGTTTATTAATCAAGTCTTAAAAAGGCCGTCTGAAAACATTCGCAATGAATGCTTTCAGACGGCCTGATGTAGAAAATCCCAGCGTTGTTTACACTTTTTCTTTTAGTGGCTGCCCTGAATAACCAGGACAAATTCTACTTTACTATAGTAAATCCACTTTAAAATAGGACAAGGCGGCGAGCCGAAGACGGTATAGATAATACGGCTAGGCAAGCCAACGCCGTACTATTTTAAAATGAATTCACTATACTATGAAATCCGTAAATAAAAATTAATATCAACCGTGTACTATACACGCTTAAAATTTGTCGTCTCATGCAGTTTTTCAGACGGCATATTATTTTTAGATGCCGTCTGAAACTCTGTTTCTCACGCAGCGAGTATGGTGCGTTAATGCTATAATGCGGCGATATTTTTTAAAGTGAACACCATGGAATCCACAAACGAACCCATGCGTCTGTCGAAACGGATGGCGCAACTCGGTCTCTGTTCCCGCCGCGAAGCCGACAGCTATATCGAACAAGGCTGGGTCAAAGTCAATGGGCAAACCGCTGCACTCGGCCAAAAAGTTACTGAAAACGACCGCATTGATTTAAACAAACAGGCGCATGAACAGCAGGCCAACCGCGTGACAATTTTACTGAATAAGCCGATGGGCTATGTCAGCGCGCAAGCGGAAAAAGGTTATAAAGCAGCGGCTGAATTGATTACCGCCGAAAACCAATGGGAAGGCGACGACAGTCGCATTACGTTTAGCGGGAAACACAAATTCGGCCTCGCTCCCGCCGGGCGTTTGGATATTGATTCGGTAGGTTTGCTGGTGTTGACGCAAGATGGCCGCATCGCGAAGCAGTTAATCGGCGAAAGCAGTAACAGCGAAAAAGAATATTTGGTGCGTGTGCGCGGCAAATTAGACGGCAACGGTTTGGCATTACTGAACCACGGCTTGAGCTTGGACGGTGAAAAACTGCGTCCGGCCAAAGTCGAATGGCAAAACGAAGACCAACTGCGCTTTATTTTGAAACAAGGTAAGAAACGCCAAATCCGCCGCATGTGCGAACTGGTAGGCCTACGCGTGGTCGGTTTGAAACGTATCCGAATGGGTAAAGTGAAATTGGGCAAACTGCCGCCGGGCAAATGGCGTTATTTAAAAACCAATGAATCATTTTGATTGAGTTACATGGATTAGGCCGTCTGAAGCATTTCAGACGGCATGATTTCATTAATTTCAATTATTTAATTGCCATTAAAAAAAGCCGTCCGAACATTATTCGGACGGCTTTTTAATCTTTATAAACGGATCAGATTAACGATCGTGACCGCAAGCGCATTTCATATCAATCACCATGCGGCCGGTAATTTTGCCTTCGCGCATTTCTTGGAAAATTGCAGGTGCTTCATCCAAATTGCGCAATTGTACTTTCGGCACTACCAAACCTTCGGCACCGAATTGGAAGGCTTCGGCCAAGTCTTGGCGTGTACCCACTAAAGAGCCTACCACTTCAATACCGTCTAATACCAAGCGTGGAATCGACAAGTCCATAGACTCAGGCGGTAAGCCGATTGCAACCACGCGGCCACCGGCACGCACGGCATTCACGGCCGAATTAAACGCAGCAGAAGATACGGCAGTCACAATCGCGGCATGTGCGCCACCGACTTTTTCTTGAATCACTTTGGCTGCGTCTTCTTTTTGCGGGTTAATCACCAAATCAGCGCCGGTTTCTTTGGCAAATTCCAGTTTGTCGTCATTAATATCGATGGCAATCACATGCGCACCAAATACTTTTTTCGCGTATTGCACACCCAAGTTACCCAAACCACCGGCACCATACACCGCAATCCATTGACCGGGACGTACATTCGATACTTTCACGCCTTTATAAGTGGTCACACCGGCGCAAGTAATCGAGCTGGCTTGTGCAGGATCCAGACCATCCGGCACTTTCACCGCGTAATCGGCAGTTACGATACAGTGTGTCGCCATACCGCCATCCGCAGTATAACCGGCGTTCACCACGCTACGGCACAAGGTTTCACGGCCGGTATTACAATATTCGCAAGAGCCGCAGCTTTCAAACAGCCATGCGATACTCACGCGGTCGCCGACTTTCAGGCTTTTCACGTCATCAGCCACTTTGCTGACCTTACCAATGCCTTCGTGACCCAAAACCCGCCCCGGTTTTTCACCGTAATCACCGGCAGCAACGTGCAAGTCGGTATGACACACGCCGCAATATTCAACTTCTACCAAAGCTTCACCCGCTTCCAATTCACGGATGTCGCGCTCTACAACTTCTACATCACCTTCAACAGCTTGATTCACTACCACTGCACGCATTTTCATGGTAACACTCCTTGTT is a window of Neisseria yangbaofengii DNA encoding:
- the guaA gene encoding glutamine-hydrolyzing GMP synthase, translated to MTQDKILILDFGSQVTQLIARRVREAHVYCELHSFDMPLEDIKAFNPKGIILSGGPNSVYASDYQADTGIFDLGIPVLGICYGMQFMAHHLGGEVSPGNQREFGYAQVKTIDSELTRGIQDEAPNTLDVWMSHGDKVSKLPEGFAVIGDTPSCPIAMMENADKQFYGIQFHPEVTHTKQGRALLNRFVLDICGAQPSWTMPNYIEEAVAKIREQVGSDEVILGLSGGVDSSVAAALIHRAIGDQLTCVFVDHGLLRLNEGKMVMDMFARNLGVKVIHVDAETQFMDKLAGVTDPEKKRKIIGAEFIEVFDTEEKKLTNAKWLAQGTIYPDVIESAGAKTKKAHAIKSHHNVGGLPENMKLKLLEPLRDLFKDEVRELGVALGLPREMVYRHPFPGPGLGVRILGEVKKEYADLLRQADDIFIQELRNTADENGTSWYDLTSQAFAVFLPVKSVGVMGDGRTYDYVVALRAVITSDFMTAHWAELPYSLLGRVSNRIINEVKGINRVVYDVSGKPPATIEWE
- a CDS encoding pseudouridine synthase, encoding MESTNEPMRLSKRMAQLGLCSRREADSYIEQGWVKVNGQTAALGQKVTENDRIDLNKQAHEQQANRVTILLNKPMGYVSAQAEKGYKAAAELITAENQWEGDDSRITFSGKHKFGLAPAGRLDIDSVGLLVLTQDGRIAKQLIGESSNSEKEYLVRVRGKLDGNGLALLNHGLSLDGEKLRPAKVEWQNEDQLRFILKQGKKRQIRRMCELVGLRVVGLKRIRMGKVKLGKLPPGKWRYLKTNESF
- the adhP gene encoding alcohol dehydrogenase AdhP produces the protein MKMRAVVVNQAVEGDVEVVERDIRELEAGEALVEVEYCGVCHTDLHVAAGDYGEKPGRVLGHEGIGKVSKVADDVKSLKVGDRVSIAWLFESCGSCEYCNTGRETLCRSVVNAGYTADGGMATHCIVTADYAVKVPDGLDPAQASSITCAGVTTYKGVKVSNVRPGQWIAVYGAGGLGNLGVQYAKKVFGAHVIAIDINDDKLEFAKETGADLVINPQKEDAAKVIQEKVGGAHAAIVTAVSSAAFNSAVNAVRAGGRVVAIGLPPESMDLSIPRLVLDGIEVVGSLVGTRQDLAEAFQFGAEGLVVPKVQLRNLDEAPAIFQEMREGKITGRMVIDMKCACGHDR